CACGGCCACCAACGGTTTCCGGTTGAACAGCTGATAAAACGACATGATCACTATCTGTAATAATGACCGCTCTTGTACGGCGGCCGTATGTAGCATCTACTAATTTATTATTGTCTCTTGCAACTGTGATAATTCTCTTCACTGGTGCTGATTCAGGTGAAACAATAGAAATAATTCGGTTTGCGGATACAACATTTCCAAATCCAATGTTGATTAGTCGTAAGCTCACTGTGGCTCCTCCTTCGTCATTGCAAACAAACATGTTTATACATTCAATACTATAATTATATGAAAAACTATAAGCAAAACTCAATGCTTATTCAACATTTTGCACTTGTTCTTTAATTTTTTCTATTTCACTTTTTAATTGTACAACCCATTCACTAATTTGTGTATCATTTGATTTAGACCCAATTGTATTCACTTCACGATGCATTTCTTGAACAATGAAATCTAATTGTCTTCCAATTGATTCATTACTTGTTAGCTTATCAAAAAATTGATCTAGATGGCTACCTAAACGTGTAACCTCTTCAGTAATATCCCCTTTTTCTGCTAACAAAGCAACTTCTTGAAGAATACGAGACCCATCTTCTTTTAGCTCCTCGTTGATATACTCTGACATTCGCTGTTTTATTCTGTCTCGCATGGAATCAACTACAACATGCCTTCGATCTTCCAATTCGGAGAGAATTAATCGTATCTGCTTCAACCTACTATTGATATCATCATGTAAAGCCACGCCTTCCTGAGCGCGCATATCTGATACCTTTGTTGCTGCTTCTTGTAGTGCTGACATGATTTCACCTTCTACTTGATCATAACCTTCTTCTTTCTCCTGTACAGAGAATAATTCTTGAAAGGTTGTTAACGTATTTACATCAACGTCTCCACCTAATTGATAGCGGGATTTAGCAAGCTTCATTTCATGAATGAATTGGTCCATTAGTTCATAATCCGTTTGTAATTCACGTTTGGTGAAACCATTGCCTTCAATCGTAACATAAACATCTACTCTTCCGCGACGAAATAATTGTTGAATTTCCTTCTTCATTTTATCCTCTAGATACATGAGTGATCGAGGCATCTTAGTGGAAAAATCAAGAAAGCGGTGATTTACCGTACGAATTTCGACAGTAATCTCCGTTTCCTGCTCCTTCGCCAATTTAACACTACGCCCGTAGCCTGTCATACTCCTTACCACGAATATCACACCCATTCATTATTCTTTATCTGTTTTTCCACAATTACTAATAAACATTCATTCTCCTAGAGTAATCATACCATTATTTTTACCAAAATGTTGTATTTAACGCAGCATATAACGTCTTGCTCGGTGCTGGAACTAGACATATAAGTGACAAATTATACTTTCTTTCCTTTAAAAAGAGCTTGGCTAGGCCAAGCTCTAATTAAGAATCATATCTCTATTGATTAAGCCATTGGTGTAAACAATAAATAGATAACAAAAATAACCGCAAAGATGTATAACAACCAATGAACCTGCTTCCCTTTACCACTTACAAGCTTCATTAAAGGGTAAGATATAAACCCAACAGCAATCCCTGTAGCTATACTTGAAGTTAATGGCATGGCTAATAGAGTAGCATAGGCAGGAAAAGATTCATCAAATGTCTTCCAATCTACACGGGATAAACCTTCAATCATGAAACAACCTACAATAATTAGCACTGGTGCAGTAATAGCAGGTGTTGTAGCAATTGCTTTTACAATTGGTGAAAAGAACATAGATACAATAAATAACATCCCTACTACAACCGATGTAAGTCCTGTTCTTCCCCCTGCTGCAACACCTGTTGTGGACTCAATATAAGCTGTAGAAGGACTCGTACCGAATAATGAACCAGTTGTAGTGGCCACCGCATCTGCCATTAGTGCGGATTTTGCGTTTGGAAGCGACCCATTTTTCATAAAGCCACCTTGTTCCGCAACACCAACAAGTGTCCCTGTAGTATCAAAGATTGTAACAAGTAAGAATGCGAATATAACGATATACAGACTGTTGGAAAACACACCGAAGATATTCATATCCATAAATACTGGTGCAGGAGGTAATCCTACTGGTATACCACCTTCAAATGGCATTTGCCCTGTAAAATATGCAATAAATGCCGTTATAATCATACCAATAAACAAGGCACCTTTAACATTTCGAGCCAATAAAATCAAAGTGATGGTAAGGCCAGATAGGGATAACAACGCTGTTGGTGATGATAAATCTCCAATCAAACCTTCCTCTGCTGTTTTGTCTAATATCCCTGCCATTTCAAGACCAATAAATGCTATGAACAACCCTATTCCAGATGTAATACCATACTTTAATGAATTTGGAATTGCTTCAATCAGCTTCTCACGGAAATTTGTTAAGCTTAACAACATAAATAACAGACCTGCTATAAAAACAGTACCTAATACTATTTGATAGGATAACCCTTGACTACCTACTACAGATGCAAAATAAGCGTTTAAGCCCATACCAGGTGCAATAGCAATAGGATAATTCGCTGCAAATGCCATAATAAACGTTCCCACTACCG
This genomic stretch from Pontibacillus yanchengensis harbors:
- the remA gene encoding extracellular matrix/biofilm regulator RemA; protein product: MSLRLINIGFGNVVSANRIISIVSPESAPVKRIITVARDNNKLVDATYGRRTRAVIITDSDHVVLSAVQPETVGGRVISNDDMSDEG
- a CDS encoding YicC/YloC family endoribonuclease; translation: MVRSMTGYGRSVKLAKEQETEITVEIRTVNHRFLDFSTKMPRSLMYLEDKMKKEIQQLFRRGRVDVYVTIEGNGFTKRELQTDYELMDQFIHEMKLAKSRYQLGGDVDVNTLTTFQELFSVQEKEEGYDQVEGEIMSALQEAATKVSDMRAQEGVALHDDINSRLKQIRLILSELEDRRHVVVDSMRDRIKQRMSEYINEELKEDGSRILQEVALLAEKGDITEEVTRLGSHLDQFFDKLTSNESIGRQLDFIVQEMHREVNTIGSKSNDTQISEWVVQLKSEIEKIKEQVQNVE
- a CDS encoding NCS2 family permease, whose protein sequence is MEQLMKRFNLVGNNTTVRTEVIAGFTTFLSMVYIVFVNPTILQSAGIPFDQVFMATIIAAVVGTFIMAFAANYPIAIAPGMGLNAYFASVVGSQGLSYQIVLGTVFIAGLLFMLLSLTNFREKLIEAIPNSLKYGITSGIGLFIAFIGLEMAGILDKTAEEGLIGDLSSPTALLSLSGLTITLILLARNVKGALFIGMIITAFIAYFTGQMPFEGGIPVGLPPAPVFMDMNIFGVFSNSLYIVIFAFLLVTIFDTTGTLVGVAEQGGFMKNGSLPNAKSALMADAVATTTGSLFGTSPSTAYIESTTGVAAGGRTGLTSVVVGMLFIVSMFFSPIVKAIATTPAITAPVLIIVGCFMIEGLSRVDWKTFDESFPAYATLLAMPLTSSIATGIAVGFISYPLMKLVSGKGKQVHWLLYIFAVIFVIYLLFTPMA